One part of the Acidobacteriota bacterium genome encodes these proteins:
- a CDS encoding c-type cytochrome, whose protein sequence is MNKNKYLLMVSSIGVFLLLAAAAVSENFMKDWHSIQGNAKTTEGPIDLRLRQIVNPQLKVTDRCVTCHVGMASGEQITSDQKVGAAHKPVVHSPTEIGCTTCHGGQGQATEKDDAHGNVHFWTEPMLPSKYAYASCGTCHTPLNVPNLPTLESARKTFERLDCYACHRLDGRGGTLRPGGNVTGMEGPDLSHVGLKGYNAEWYAAHLQKSQQATDPAWKTSFREVAEADRSALKIFLDTQMGAPKLIEAKAQFNSVGCAGCHTVGSFGGDAGVNLSLSGYKDPNQLNFTKVPGDHTLTNWVVQHFRSPASTVAGSQMPALGLSDSQIDLLTLYTLSLRRRTLPDVYLPKDRVRAMRFGEREFAKDGETIYTAVCSSCHAADGRGTRFPGLVPNPSITSPEFLQLASDDFLFQTIRNGRPGRPMLPWGDRVNGFNDDELRSVIAYIRGLGGNVQALPDPKPQIWAMGDGNLGATLFASNCSGCHGKNAVGGDGPALANKAFLSSVSDTFLVEMIKRGRSETVMQGFANPSPIRRVLTQAEIESIVTYIRSLSVK, encoded by the coding sequence ATGAACAAGAATAAATATTTGTTGATGGTTTCAAGTATCGGGGTCTTTTTGCTCCTGGCTGCGGCTGCCGTGTCAGAGAACTTTATGAAGGACTGGCACAGCATTCAGGGGAACGCCAAGACCACTGAAGGCCCGATCGATCTGCGACTTCGCCAGATAGTGAATCCGCAGCTCAAAGTAACGGACCGCTGCGTCACTTGTCATGTCGGGATGGCATCCGGCGAGCAGATCACGTCCGATCAAAAGGTAGGCGCAGCCCACAAGCCAGTCGTCCATTCCCCGACCGAGATCGGCTGCACGACCTGTCATGGTGGACAGGGACAAGCAACTGAGAAAGACGATGCTCACGGTAATGTTCACTTCTGGACCGAGCCGATGCTGCCCTCGAAGTATGCCTACGCGAGTTGCGGAACCTGTCACACGCCGCTGAATGTTCCCAATCTGCCGACCCTCGAAAGTGCCCGCAAGACGTTTGAAAGGCTCGACTGTTACGCGTGTCATCGTCTCGACGGCCGCGGAGGCACGCTGCGTCCGGGCGGCAATGTGACGGGAATGGAAGGCCCCGACCTGTCACATGTCGGCCTGAAAGGCTACAACGCCGAATGGTATGCGGCTCACCTGCAAAAGTCTCAGCAGGCGACGGACCCGGCCTGGAAAACCTCATTTCGTGAGGTAGCCGAGGCAGACCGCTCGGCTCTGAAGATCTTTCTCGACACCCAAATGGGTGCGCCGAAACTGATCGAAGCAAAGGCGCAGTTCAATTCGGTCGGGTGCGCTGGTTGTCATACCGTCGGAAGTTTTGGCGGTGACGCGGGCGTCAATCTATCCCTCTCGGGTTACAAAGATCCGAATCAACTGAATTTCACTAAGGTTCCGGGCGATCACACTTTAACCAACTGGGTCGTCCAGCATTTCCGTTCACCTGCGTCCACGGTCGCGGGTTCGCAAATGCCCGCACTTGGCTTGTCTGATAGCCAGATCGACCTGCTGACGCTCTATACACTTTCGCTCAGACGGCGCACCTTGCCTGACGTCTATCTTCCGAAAGACCGCGTCCGAGCTATGCGTTTCGGCGAACGCGAGTTTGCTAAGGATGGGGAGACCATTTACACCGCGGTTTGTTCAAGTTGTCACGCGGCAGACGGACGTGGAACCCGGTTCCCGGGCCTTGTTCCGAATCCGTCGATAACGAGTCCGGAGTTCCTCCAGCTCGCCTCTGACGATTTTCTCTTCCAAACGATACGAAATGGGCGTCCGGGGCGTCCGATGCTTCCGTGGGGCGATCGTGTGAATGGATTTAATGATGATGAGCTGCGGTCTGTCATCGCGTACATTCGTGGGCTCGGAGGAAACGTTCAGGCACTGCCGGACCCCAAACCGCAGATCTGGGCAATGGGCGACGGGAATCTCGGAGCGACACTTTTTGCCTCAAATTGCTCAGGTTGTCACGGAAAGAACGCCGTCGGTGGCGACGGCCCGGCTTTGGCCAACAAGGCCTTTCTTTCTAGTGTTTCAGACACCTTTCTGGTCGAAATGATAAAACGCGGACGAAGCGAAACGGTGATGCAGGGATTTGCAAACCCATCGCCGATCAGACGCGTGCTGACGCAGGCTGAGATCGAATCGATCGTGACCTATATACGGTCGTTAAGTGTTAAGTAG
- a CDS encoding cytochrome b N-terminal domain-containing protein: MKAEGYSALHEFWINLRGIPNHVYRAMFRGGPPKTDRTRSSFIFGNVFLHLHSVRTHLWSLRWSTTMGLGIMTTAAFLITLVTGILLMFYYKPYPDVAYQSIKDIHFIVPTGRFMRNIHRWAANVMVVAVILHMARAFYTASYRKPREFNWFIGWGLLVTTLGLSFTGYLLPWDQLAYWAITIGANIAQSPREITDALGITAWADIGGLQREILLGSDKVGEEALIRFYLLHVMILPLTLVMLMAVHFWRIRKDGGLAKPANADELVGQEAKEFYPVFTDAPTKTYHLAAVVKGKTPAVGSGPEHTVPSMPHLFYAELGVLMLTTLICVALAFVSDAPLKELANPLVPENPAKAPWYFLGLQEIVSFSAFMGGIGIPMLCVIGLGLIPFLDREKEGTGEWFGGPGGRKLVKWSVVVGFAASILVEAFAIKFGWLREWFPNIPQLFITFINPGTVLTAIYATYSIWAVRRYNSTRAGALALFTCFLCGFIVLTVIGTYFRGPNWDFFWSPSDWGGH, encoded by the coding sequence ATGAAAGCAGAAGGCTATTCAGCATTACACGAATTCTGGATCAATCTGCGGGGCATCCCTAATCACGTTTATCGGGCGATGTTTCGCGGCGGTCCGCCAAAGACCGATCGCACGCGGTCGTCGTTTATCTTCGGCAACGTCTTCCTGCATCTTCATTCGGTTCGCACCCATCTCTGGAGCCTGCGTTGGAGCACGACCATGGGTCTCGGCATAATGACGACTGCGGCATTTCTGATAACTCTGGTCACCGGCATCCTGCTGATGTTCTACTACAAGCCGTATCCGGACGTAGCCTATCAATCGATCAAGGACATTCATTTCATTGTACCTACTGGCCGGTTTATGCGGAACATCCACCGCTGGGCCGCTAACGTGATGGTGGTCGCCGTGATACTGCACATGGCAAGGGCGTTCTACACCGCTTCGTACCGAAAACCGAGGGAATTCAACTGGTTCATTGGCTGGGGGTTGCTAGTCACAACACTGGGCCTGTCGTTTACGGGTTATCTGCTTCCTTGGGATCAACTCGCCTACTGGGCGATCACGATCGGCGCCAATATCGCGCAGAGTCCTCGAGAGATCACCGACGCACTTGGGATCACGGCTTGGGCAGATATCGGCGGCCTGCAGCGTGAAATATTGCTTGGGTCTGACAAGGTCGGCGAAGAGGCGTTGATCAGATTCTATCTGCTTCACGTAATGATCTTGCCACTGACTCTTGTTATGTTGATGGCGGTGCATTTCTGGCGAATACGCAAGGATGGTGGGCTCGCAAAACCGGCGAATGCCGATGAACTGGTTGGCCAGGAAGCCAAAGAATTCTATCCGGTCTTTACGGATGCTCCGACGAAAACATATCACCTAGCCGCCGTCGTGAAGGGCAAAACGCCTGCCGTCGGGAGCGGCCCGGAACACACGGTTCCGTCAATGCCGCACCTTTTCTATGCCGAGCTTGGCGTGCTGATGCTGACAACTCTCATCTGCGTCGCGTTGGCATTCGTTTCTGACGCGCCGTTGAAAGAACTGGCAAATCCGCTCGTTCCCGAGAATCCGGCAAAGGCCCCGTGGTACTTTCTCGGGCTCCAGGAGATCGTATCGTTCTCGGCATTCATGGGTGGCATAGGTATTCCGATGCTGTGCGTGATCGGCTTGGGTCTGATCCCATTTCTCGACCGTGAAAAGGAAGGAACAGGCGAATGGTTTGGCGGTCCGGGCGGCCGGAAACTCGTGAAGTGGTCCGTCGTGGTGGGTTTTGCCGCGTCGATACTTGTCGAGGCGTTTGCCATTAAGTTCGGCTGGCTTCGCGAGTGGTTCCCTAACATTCCCCAACTTTTTATTACGTTCATCAATCCCGGGACTGTCCTGACGGCGATCTACGCGACGTATTCGATATGGGCCGTTCGAAGATACAACTCGACTCGTGCAGGTGCACTGGCCCTGTTTACGTGCTTTCTATGCGGTTTCATTGTGTTGACCGTGATCGGTACATATTTCCGCGGGCCGAACTGGGATTTCTTCTGGTCGCCGTCTGATTGGGGAGGCCATTGA
- a CDS encoding Rieske 2Fe-2S domain-containing protein translates to MTTHPSEKKSRFDPEPMPRRDFLGLAALGSMAAAFALSIFGMLKLPKAAVSASPAKKFNVALPDTHPEGEAFVPPGRNVAVFRDADGVFAISTVCTHLGCIVKTSAAGFDCPCHGSGFQKDGTVRKGPAPTPLPWLKVSKNGALLTIDEEATVKTGTKV, encoded by the coding sequence ATGACGACACATCCAAGTGAAAAGAAATCACGTTTTGACCCGGAACCGATGCCGCGGAGGGATTTTCTGGGGCTCGCGGCTCTGGGTTCGATGGCGGCGGCATTTGCACTCTCGATCTTCGGAATGCTGAAACTTCCAAAGGCAGCCGTGTCGGCTTCTCCAGCAAAGAAATTTAATGTGGCGTTACCGGACACCCATCCGGAGGGCGAAGCGTTCGTACCGCCGGGGCGAAACGTTGCGGTCTTTCGCGATGCTGATGGCGTATTTGCTATCTCGACCGTTTGCACGCATTTGGGATGCATCGTTAAGACGAGCGCCGCCGGGTTTGACTGTCCCTGCCACGGGTCGGGCTTTCAGAAAGATGGAACTGTAAGAAAAGGGCCTGCTCCGACACCGCTACCTTGGCTTAAGGTCTCAAAAAACGGAGCTCTTCTTACGATCGACGAGGAAGCAACTGTAAAAACTGGAACAAAGGTGTAG
- a CDS encoding FAD-dependent oxidoreductase, with protein MMRLNVHVPDANYHQNLISCQVACPVHTDARGYVRAIADGRFEEAYLIARGPNPFASICGRICGAPCEIACRRGKIPKVNDDGMFVGQDQPIAIRALKRFACDHFGPEARPTSEVLDSIRNFIPPVAADAEEMAALLRSATNSSIEKGDSQKIAIIGAGPAGLSAAHDLALLGFKPVVFEIEPVAAGMLAVGVPAYRLPRELIEKEIAVIEALGVEIRCGVKVGEDIAFAELREDFAAVIIAVGAKSSRGLGLTGEDGPGVVGGVDLLRAVSLGEDLDMGREIVVIGGGNVAYDVARSVVRQIAFDTARTAARLFETANVHLISLEGAEEMPADTIEIVEGDEEGIKRSNGWGPTEVVRDEKGRVTGVAFRKCLRVYDEDQKFSPLYDDDEKKLIPCDTVLLAVGQAPALSFLEDGGQDVERMRGDWLKVDPITLQTTAKGVFVAGDLAHGTRLLIDAVASGKAAARSVYQYLTGNALEHELVKTHVVLDRYRRERGYESIRRVEVPTIEPAERLKHPENVVEIGYSREEAMLEASRCLDCGVTPVFDGSRCVLCGGCADVCPTECLKLISLDKLEFDTEVDSMIGASLGEDADLTENSAILKDEDRCIRCALCAIRCPVDAISMERVTFSTNWSSV; from the coding sequence ATGATGCGGCTAAATGTTCACGTCCCGGACGCGAACTACCATCAAAACCTGATCTCGTGCCAAGTGGCGTGTCCCGTTCATACGGACGCACGCGGGTATGTTCGGGCAATCGCCGATGGAAGGTTTGAAGAAGCATACCTAATTGCCCGTGGTCCCAATCCCTTTGCCTCGATCTGCGGGCGCATCTGCGGAGCCCCTTGCGAGATCGCCTGTCGCCGCGGAAAAATCCCCAAAGTAAATGACGACGGCATGTTCGTCGGACAGGACCAGCCGATCGCAATTCGTGCGCTCAAGCGATTTGCATGTGATCACTTCGGGCCGGAGGCGAGACCGACGAGTGAAGTATTGGATTCGATCAGGAATTTTATCCCGCCCGTCGCCGCAGATGCTGAGGAGATGGCGGCTCTCTTAAGATCCGCGACCAACAGTTCGATCGAAAAAGGTGATAGCCAAAAGATCGCGATCATCGGAGCTGGCCCGGCGGGACTCTCCGCCGCTCATGACCTGGCTCTACTGGGATTTAAGCCGGTCGTCTTTGAGATCGAGCCTGTTGCAGCCGGAATGCTCGCGGTCGGGGTTCCGGCGTATCGCTTGCCTCGTGAACTGATCGAAAAAGAAATTGCCGTTATCGAGGCACTCGGCGTTGAGATCAGGTGCGGAGTAAAAGTTGGTGAAGACATTGCTTTTGCCGAGCTCCGCGAGGATTTTGCGGCGGTAATCATAGCGGTCGGTGCCAAATCATCCCGCGGCCTTGGCTTGACTGGTGAGGATGGCCCGGGCGTTGTCGGAGGCGTCGATCTGCTTCGAGCTGTCTCACTTGGCGAAGACCTCGATATGGGCCGCGAGATCGTAGTCATCGGGGGTGGAAACGTTGCCTATGACGTCGCCAGGTCGGTCGTTCGCCAGATAGCTTTTGATACGGCACGTACGGCCGCGAGGCTTTTCGAGACTGCGAATGTACATCTGATCTCGCTTGAAGGTGCGGAAGAAATGCCTGCGGACACGATCGAGATCGTTGAGGGCGACGAAGAAGGGATTAAGCGAAGCAACGGCTGGGGACCGACGGAGGTAGTTCGCGACGAAAAAGGCAGAGTCACCGGCGTCGCGTTTCGCAAATGCTTGCGGGTCTACGACGAAGATCAAAAATTCTCACCGCTCTACGATGATGATGAAAAGAAATTAATTCCCTGCGACACCGTCCTTCTCGCTGTTGGCCAAGCACCAGCCCTTTCATTTTTGGAGGACGGCGGACAGGACGTTGAGCGAATGCGAGGCGACTGGCTCAAGGTTGACCCCATCACGCTGCAGACCACTGCAAAGGGCGTCTTTGTCGCCGGTGATCTCGCTCACGGAACGCGTTTGCTGATCGACGCCGTCGCGTCCGGCAAGGCAGCAGCGCGTTCCGTTTATCAATACCTGACCGGTAATGCTCTCGAGCATGAATTGGTCAAAACACATGTCGTTCTTGACCGATACCGGCGTGAACGCGGCTACGAATCGATCCGCCGCGTTGAGGTGCCAACGATCGAACCGGCCGAGCGGCTCAAGCATCCCGAAAACGTCGTTGAGATCGGCTACAGCCGTGAAGAGGCCATGCTCGAGGCGTCACGCTGCCTAGATTGTGGAGTAACGCCGGTGTTTGATGGCAGCCGGTGTGTGCTGTGTGGTGGCTGCGCGGACGTTTGCCCAACCGAATGTTTGAAGCTGATCTCGCTCGATAAGCTTGAGTTCGATACCGAGGTCGACTCGATGATAGGTGCCTCACTTGGAGAGGACGCAGATCTGACTGAGAACTCGGCGATCCTGAAAGACGAGGACCGCTGTATTCGCTGTGCTCTCTGCGCGATCCGCTGCCCGGTCGATGCCATCTCGATGGAACGAGTCACATTTTCAACAAATTGGAGTTCAGTATGA
- the moaA gene encoding GTP 3',8-cyclase MoaA, which yields MLFDSFNRKIKDLRVSVTDRCNFRCFYCDPDPCTSNDPDLLTFDEIHSICEVFVSLGIEKIRLTGGEPMVRKGLGVLIAQLACLKPLGLQELAMITNGSSFANKAAQLRSSGLNRITFSLDSLKPGTFRSITGSDKLSDVLDSIEAARSVGYPNIKVNAVIIRGRNDDEIVDLARFARRNSLTVRFIEFMPLDSGQIWDRKHLVSAAEIREKINSAFPIILINQSRRGETAWRYRFADGTVGEIGLIAPVTDAFCGDCSRIRLTADGHIRTCLFSSEEYDVRELLRSGGSRTEVADLIRFAVARKTFGHTIGSPTFEYSSRSMSSIGG from the coding sequence ATGTTGTTTGATTCCTTCAATCGAAAAATCAAGGATCTGCGCGTATCAGTGACGGATCGCTGTAATTTTCGATGTTTCTATTGCGATCCTGATCCTTGCACCTCAAATGATCCGGATCTTCTGACCTTCGACGAGATACACTCTATCTGCGAGGTGTTCGTCTCCTTGGGTATTGAAAAGATACGACTGACCGGCGGCGAACCAATGGTCAGGAAGGGCCTTGGGGTACTTATAGCTCAACTTGCATGTCTTAAACCCCTTGGACTTCAAGAACTCGCGATGATCACTAACGGCAGTAGCTTCGCAAATAAAGCTGCCCAGCTACGATCAAGTGGTCTAAACCGGATAACCTTCTCGCTGGACAGTCTGAAACCAGGCACTTTTCGCTCAATTACGGGCTCCGACAAACTCTCTGACGTGCTCGACTCGATCGAGGCCGCACGATCTGTCGGTTATCCTAATATAAAGGTCAACGCTGTTATCATCCGGGGCCGAAACGACGATGAGATCGTCGACCTTGCTCGATTTGCAAGAAGAAACAGTTTAACCGTCAGATTCATCGAATTCATGCCCCTCGATAGCGGGCAGATCTGGGATCGAAAACATCTCGTCTCAGCTGCCGAGATCCGGGAAAAAATAAATTCGGCCTTTCCAATAATCCTTATAAACCAGTCTCGCAGAGGTGAGACAGCGTGGAGGTATCGCTTTGCTGACGGCACAGTCGGCGAGATCGGTCTGATCGCTCCCGTCACAGATGCCTTTTGCGGCGACTGTTCGCGAATTCGACTGACGGCCGATGGGCATATCAGAACGTGTCTGTTCTCTAGTGAAGAATATGATGTACGAGAATTGCTGAGAAGCGGCGGATCGCGAACCGAAGTCGCCGACCTTATTCGTTTTGCTGTCGCAAGAAAAACATTCGGCCATACCATTGGGTCCCCTACATTCGAGTATTCCTCGCGTTCGATGAGTTCGATCGGCGGCTAA
- a CDS encoding type II toxin-antitoxin system HipA family toxin produces MTTLAEVKLWGRTIGAVSLEDRNDVAVFEYTPEFMKSGIEVSPIVMPLTGSIYVFPELPLVTFHGLPGLLADSLPDKFGNALIDAWLATQGRSADSFNAVERLCYTGSRGMGALEFFPSTGPKEMASRKIELDALVNLASDVLNQRSNLDTNFDDPDSLRDILRVGTSAGGARAKAVIAWNRKTNEVRSGQGKAGDGFEYWLLKFDGVTGNRDKELADPQGYGAIEYAYYLMALEAEIQMNECRLLEENGRRHFMTKRFDRLENGERLHMLSLSGLAHFDFNNAGAYGYEQAMLIMRQLKLPTSAIEQMFRRMAFNILARNQDDHVKNIAFLMGKEGKWSLAPAFDVAYSFNPSGVWTSSHQMTMNGKRDGFSMNDFKACAEAVSLKRGRAKSIVAEVRKAVEKWSDFADTAKVTESWKTQIQENLRLELSSI; encoded by the coding sequence ATGACAACGTTGGCTGAGGTCAAGCTGTGGGGACGCACCATCGGGGCTGTTTCGCTTGAGGATCGCAACGATGTGGCTGTCTTTGAGTACACACCAGAGTTCATGAAAAGCGGCATCGAGGTCTCACCGATTGTGATGCCGCTCACTGGATCAATATACGTATTCCCGGAGTTGCCACTAGTGACCTTTCACGGCTTGCCGGGTTTGCTGGCTGATTCGCTACCGGATAAGTTTGGCAACGCACTCATTGATGCTTGGCTCGCAACGCAAGGCCGGTCCGCTGATAGTTTTAATGCGGTGGAAAGGCTCTGCTATACGGGCTCACGCGGTATGGGTGCCCTTGAATTTTTCCCGAGCACGGGCCCAAAGGAGATGGCCTCTCGGAAGATCGAGCTTGACGCTTTAGTCAATCTGGCTTCGGACGTTTTGAACCAACGAAGCAATCTTGATACTAACTTTGACGATCCTGATTCTCTCAGAGATATCCTTCGCGTTGGAACCTCCGCGGGTGGTGCCCGGGCGAAAGCGGTGATCGCGTGGAATCGGAAAACCAATGAAGTTAGGTCTGGGCAAGGAAAAGCCGGCGACGGATTTGAATATTGGTTATTGAAGTTCGACGGAGTCACCGGAAATCGGGACAAAGAACTTGCCGATCCTCAGGGCTATGGAGCAATCGAGTATGCCTACTATCTAATGGCACTCGAGGCAGAAATACAGATGAACGAATGCCGCTTACTCGAAGAAAACGGCAGAAGGCATTTCATGACCAAGCGATTCGACCGTCTCGAGAACGGCGAAAGGCTGCACATGCTTTCATTAAGCGGCCTGGCTCATTTTGACTTCAACAATGCCGGCGCGTATGGCTACGAGCAAGCCATGCTGATCATGCGTCAACTTAAACTCCCGACATCCGCTATTGAGCAGATGTTTCGTCGGATGGCATTTAACATCCTTGCGAGAAATCAGGACGATCATGTCAAGAATATCGCTTTTCTAATGGGCAAAGAGGGCAAATGGTCTCTTGCCCCCGCGTTTGATGTGGCATACAGCTTTAATCCGTCTGGAGTATGGACATCGAGTCACCAGATGACCATGAACGGCAAACGGGATGGTTTTTCGATGAATGATTTTAAGGCATGCGCCGAGGCGGTTTCGCTTAAACGCGGTCGTGCAAAGTCGATCGTCGCTGAGGTCCGAAAGGCAGTTGAAAAATGGTCAGATTTTGCCGATACCGCAAAAGTCACCGAATCGTGGAAAACGCAGATCCAAGAGAATCTGCGTTTGGAGTTGTCGTCAATCTGA
- a CDS encoding helix-turn-helix domain-containing protein — MRFDTNTTDQAILKEIGERVAMIRLNQNFTQANLAEQAGVSKRTVERLEAGESVQVTSLIRLLRSLGLQQRLEVLFPEPVSSPIAQLKLQGKKRRRASSKELRSSKGTGWSWGDES; from the coding sequence ATGAGATTCGACACAAACACGACCGATCAAGCGATACTTAAAGAAATCGGAGAACGTGTTGCAATGATTCGATTGAATCAGAACTTCACCCAAGCAAATCTTGCGGAGCAAGCGGGCGTGTCTAAGCGAACCGTTGAACGGCTAGAGGCAGGCGAATCGGTACAAGTTACAAGCCTAATTCGGCTCCTGCGCTCATTAGGATTACAGCAGCGCTTAGAAGTCCTTTTCCCAGAACCTGTTTCAAGCCCAATAGCTCAACTGAAACTTCAAGGGAAAAAACGACGACGGGCCTCCTCGAAAGAACTACGAAGCTCGAAAGGGACGGGCTGGAGTTGGGGAGATGAGTCATGA
- a CDS encoding type IV toxin-antitoxin system AbiEi family antitoxin domain-containing protein — protein sequence MVGKDQVLKLKKLGVFTLAQGKAAGISQQDISRLVAAKDLVRLDRGIYLHPKTSLDKDVGFQIAYSKFGPGSAIGGLSALYHYNLAEQVPGEIWMMVPPEKRTRENGYRLIRTKTSLDKQIIDEKGYRIVTVERAALEALKFITKVGERTAIKAAREALATRRTTEAKLAKAARELELESVLAKYLEVIVP from the coding sequence ATGGTGGGTAAGGATCAGGTACTAAAGTTAAAAAAACTTGGGGTCTTTACACTGGCTCAGGGCAAGGCTGCGGGAATTAGTCAGCAAGACATATCCAGGCTTGTCGCTGCAAAGGACCTCGTTCGTCTTGATCGTGGAATCTACCTTCATCCGAAGACGTCGCTCGATAAAGATGTAGGATTCCAGATCGCATATTCAAAGTTTGGGCCCGGTTCAGCAATCGGTGGTCTTTCAGCTCTATATCATTACAACCTTGCCGAGCAGGTTCCGGGAGAAATATGGATGATGGTCCCTCCGGAGAAAAGAACCCGAGAAAATGGTTATAGACTGATTCGAACAAAAACAAGCCTCGACAAACAGATCATAGATGAAAAGGGCTATCGAATCGTCACCGTCGAAAGGGCGGCACTAGAGGCTCTTAAATTCATCACAAAGGTAGGTGAACGAACAGCCATAAAGGCCGCCAGAGAAGCTCTTGCAACAAGAAGAACTACGGAAGCAAAACTTGCAAAAGCAGCAAGAGAACTTGAGCTTGAATCGGTACTAGCCAAGTATCTGGAGGTCATCGTGCCCTGA